The genomic DNA TCTCGACCTTCTCGTCAGCCAGTTCCGAGATGTGCAGCAGGCCTTCCAGACCGTCTTCCAGCCCGACGAACACGCCGAAGTTGGTGATCTTGGTGACCTTGCCCTGCACCAGCTGGCCGGGCTGGTAGCGGCTGGGGATGTCGGTCGCCCAGGGGTCGTCCTCCATCTGCTTGAGGCCCAGGGCGATGCGGCGGCGATCGGTGTCGACCGAGATCACCTGGCACTCGACCTCCTGGCCCTTCTCGACCACTTCGCTCGGGTGGCTGACCTTGCGGGTCCAGCTCATGTCCGAGACGTGCAGCAGGCCGTCGATGCCCTCTTCGATCTCGATGAAGGCGCCGTAGTTGGTGAGGTTGCGGACCTTGCCGGTTACCAGCTGCCCCGGCGGGTACTTCTCGGCGACCTTGTCCCAGGGGTTGTCCTGGGTCTGCTTCATGCCGAGCGAGATCTCCTGCTTTTCCTCGTTGATGCCCAGCACCACGACCTCGACCTGGTCGTCGATGTTGACCAGCTCCGAGGGGTGGCTGATGCGGCGGGTCCAGGACATCTCGCTGATGTGCACCAGGCCCTCGATGCCGTCCTCGAGCTTGACGAAGGCGCCGTAGCTCATGACGTTAACCACCGTGCCGGTGACGCGCGAGCCAACCGGGTACTTGGTCGAGACGTCGTCCCACGGGCTGGGCTGCTTCTGCTTCAGGCCCAGCGCGATCTTTTCCTTCTCGTAGTCGATGTGCAGGACCATGACCTCGAGCTCGTCGTCGATCTTGACCAGCTCGGAGGGGTGGCTGATGCGGCCCCAGCTCATGTCGGTGATGTGCAGCAGGCCGTCGATCCCGCCGAGGTCGACGAACGCGCCGAAGTCGGCGATGTTCTTCACGACGCCCTTGCGCAGGTCGCCGACGTTCAGCTCCTTGAGCAGCTCGGCCTTCTTCTTGGCGCGTTCCTGCTCGATCAGGCTGCGGCGGCTGACCACGATGTTGCGCCGCTGCTCGTCGATCTTGAGCACGATGCACTGGATCTCTTTATCGATGTACTCGCCGATGTCGTGCGGGCGGCGGATGTCGACCTGGCTGGCGGGCAGGAACACATTGACGCCGATGTTGACCAAGAGGCCGCCCTTGATCTTGCGCTCCACGGTGCCGGTCACGACGTCGCCCTCGTGGACGGACTCCATGACCGCCATCCACTTCTCGATCTTCTCAGCCTTGCGCTTGCTGAGCACGATCATGCCACGCTCGTCGTGGCGGCCGACCACGTCCTCGACGTCCTCGACCAGCACGCGGACCGTGCCGCCGATCTCGGGGTCCGGATCGGCCGGGTTCTCGTCGTCCTCCTCCCACTCGCTGCGGGGCACCATGCCCTCGCTCTTGTAACCGACGTCAACGATCACGTACTCGGCGTCGACGCGGACAATCTTGCCCTCGACGATCTGGTTGATCGAGACGTCCTCGCCGGCCAGCCAGTCGGCTTCGTCCGGGGCCTCCAGGAGGCCGACGCCCATCGCGGCTTCCAGGTCGTCGTCGGTGACGTCAAACTCACGCAGCAGGTTGCGGTTAACCATTGGGGAAGAAATAGAGGTGGTTGTGCCGCGTTACGGTCGCCCTCGGCGGGGCCCCAAAGACAGGGGGCCAGATAGAAGGGGCAACGGCGGCTAGAACGGCTCCTCGGCCCGGGGCAGCAACACGCGGCCCGCGAAATTAGGACTGGGAGAATCCCACAAGCTATCACACATTCCGGCCCGCGAAAAGGCGGATCTTGCCGACCCCCCCCGACGCTGGCCGGCCCACCGGCAAAACCAGCGCCACCCAACCGTCGCCGCCCCAGCCGGGGCCCGATCGGCCAGATCCGGCCTTTGCCGGCCCGCGGGCTGATTACGCTAATAACCAGAGGCTCCCCCTGACGACATAACCGGTAGAGTTTGCCATGGCGCGTTGTTTTCCGCTTGTACTGCTAGCACTGTTGGCCGCCCCGGCGGTCGGGCAGGCGCCCGTCGCGGCGCAGGCATATCAGCGGCGCGGCAGCCAGGACGCCGGCCGGGCCTACTACCACGGTTCGGCCCCAGCGCCCTACCGTGGCGGCGGATCGGCCGTGGCGGCCGGCTCGTTTCAACGCCCTTACCCTTATCACCTGGACTACTACAAGCAGCGGTACGGCGGCAGCTACGAGCCGTATTTCGGCAACCTATATGGCCCGCCGAACGTCGTGCTGGGCGCCCCCTACGGCGGCTACGCACCGCCGGCCTACGCGGCGCCCTACCCGTACCAACAGCCAGCCCCCGCCGCCCAGACGCCCCCTCCGAGCGAGCAAGCGGCCCAGGCGATTACCTGTCCCCACTGCCACCAGCCAATCTACTTCGCCGCCCCGCCGGTAACCGACGGGCCGTAGCCGAGAGCAGCGAAACGCAAGGAAGCACCCCATGAACGGATTCAACGCCCGGCGAGTTGTGAAACGCTCCGCCGCCTCGGCGCTGTTCGCCCTGACACTCTGCCCGCACGCCTTCGGGCAGGCTCCGCCGCCGGCGGCGCCCACAACGCACATTCATCCAGAATCTGCTCCTTTCGCGGGAACTCACAACTACCGCTCCCAGGCGCAGCCCTTCCGCTACGGGTGGTTCGGCGCCGAGCACTTCTACCCGACCAACCAGACGCACAAAACCTACTACGACGACGTCGTCCGCTGGTCGCGTTGGCGACGCTACTAGCGGCGGCGGACTGCTGGCCGACACGAGCGCAGCGGCCTGGCGGGTGTGTTAGAATGCGGGGGCTGTTTAGATCACTCCACTTACCCCGCCGAGTCACAACCCCCGTCGAGTCACCACGATGCGCACGATCCTGAGCTGCTGCGTTTGTCTCCTGCTCGCCAGTCACACCGCGGCCGCAGCGCCTGCCGCCGCACAAGAGACCGATGGCTTTGTCCCGCTGTTCGACGGCGAGTCGATCGACGGCTGGGTGAAGCGCGGCGGCAAGGCGACCTACAAGGTAGAGGACGGCGAGATTGTCGGGACCAGCGTCCTGAACACCGACAACACCTTCCTCTGCACGCCGCGCAACTACGGCGACTTCGAGCTGAAGGTCGAGCTAAAGGTCGACTCCAAGCTCAACTCCGGCATCCAGATCCGCAGCCTCTGTCGCGACGAGGCCTACAACGAGACCGCCGCCTGGCCCAACGGCAAGGAGTGGAGCGGGCGCATCCCGGGCGGCCGGGTGCACGGCTACCAGGTAGAGATTGATCCGTCGGACCGCTCGTGGTCGGGCGGCATCTACGACGAGGCCCGCCGCGGCTGGCTCTACAACCTCGCCGGCGACGAGCACAAGGAGGCCCGCGCCGCCTTCAAGCCGAACGAGTGGAACGAGTACCGCATCCGCTGCGAGGGCGACCACATCCAGACCTGGATCAACGGCACACCGGTGGCCGACCTGCACGACGACCACACCGCCGAGGGCTTCATCGCCCTGCAGGTGCACGGCATCGGCGGCGACAAGGACAAAGAGGGGACCCAGGTCCGCTGGCGGAACCTGATGATCAAGGAACTGTAGATCAGTCGCCGCTAGTCAGTCTAGACAACAGCCGCGTCGCGAGGTCCTCGCGACGCGGCTGTTTTTGTTGAATGCTACTCCTCGAGCCGCTGCTTGAACTTCTTGTACAGCTGCTTGTGGCGGTCGTTCAGGTCGACCTCCCTGCCCTGCACGTACGCCCGTTCGACTTGGGTGGCGATGTCGAGCGGGTCGCCATCCGCGACAAACAGCGTGGCGTGCTTACCCGGCTCGAGCGAGCCTACCCGGTCGGCCACCGCGAGGATCTCTGCCGGTGAAAGCGTGATCGACCGCAACGCCTCCTCGGGCGTGAGGCCGAACGCGGCGGCGGTGCCCGCGTGGTACGGCAGGTTGCGGGCGTTGGACCCGGCGTCGTTGCCGCTGCCGGCGATGCAGTACCGCACGCCGGCCGCCTGGAGCCGGGCCGGCAGCGAGTACGCGTAGTGGTACGGGTCGTTCCGCCGCAACGGCAGACGCGTCACGCCGCTAAGGATCACCGGGATGTCGTGCTCAATAAGCAAGTCTGCGCAGAGCGGCGCGTCGTAGCCGCCGTGCAGGATCATCCGCAGCCCGCGGGCGACGCAGAACGCCACGGCGGCCTCGATCTCGGCCTGGCCATCGGTGGCGACGACAATGACGGGCCGCTCGCCGCGCAGCACCGGTCCGAGCGCTTCGAGCCGCAAGTCGACCTCCGCCGGCGGCTCCTTCGATTCGGCGCGGAGGGCGTGGTAAGCCTTGGCCTGGTCGAACAGCAGGGCCAGCTTTTCGACCTCGTCCTGCTCGTCGTGGTCCTCGGCATCGTGGTCGTCCCCGTGATCGTCGTCGCGGGGGCGCTCCCGCGGCCAGTGCATGTGGAGCCCGACATCCGGCTCGACGAGCATGTCCTCGAAGGTCCAGCCGGCGAGCTGCATCAGGCTCGAGCAGCCCGGGATGCGTCCCCCTTCGGGCGCGGTGAGCGCGAGCAGCACGCCGTTGGAGCGCGTGACCGGGATCAGCTCGCTGTGGGGGTTGAACGCCTTGTGGGCGTGGGCGTTGGGGTTGACGGTTCCTGCCTCGTCAAAGTCGCGGGTCGCGCGGACGGCGTCGATCTCGACCAGGCCGAGCTGCGTGTAGGCCGAGATCAGGCTCGGGTAGATGTGCTTGCCGGCAAGGTCCACGCGCTCGGCGTCGCCGACCGCGGCGCCGGCGTTGCCGAGGGCGGCGATCTTGCCGTCTCGGATTACCAGCACGCCGTTCTCGATCGGCGCCGAAGAAACCGGGTGCAGCGTCGCGCCCACGAGCGCCACGGATTGGTCGGCCCCCCACACGCCCGGCGCGGAGGAGGCTAGCGTCAACAAGACCAGCAGGCAGGCAGATTTCATGGGATGCGAATGGTTGGGTGTCATCGGCGTTGGAGACTCCTTGTGCCGGAACAACGCGGCGTTGGTCCTGGTCGACGCGGCTCTCGCTGCTAGTGGGTGTGCGTGTGCCCGTGGCCGTGGCAGAACTCGTCGTGCCGGGGCCAGAGCTTCGAGGGGTCGTCGCGGTTGTCGCCCGGTTTGGCCGTGGGCTCCTTCGAGTCGAACACCGCCTGCACCAGCTTCGCGTGCAGCCGCTGGTCGTCCGCGACGCGGCGGGCGTCCTCCTCGAGGTCGAAGTACTTTCGACCGTCGATCCAGGTCTGTTCGCACCGGGCGTAGATCGACAGTGGCGGCGCGTTCCACAGCACTAGGTCGGCGTCCTTGCCCACGGTGAGCGAGCCGACGCGGTCGTCGATGCGGAGCTGGCGGGCCGGGTTGAGCGTGACAAACTTGAGGGCCTCCTGCTCGGGGACGCCGCCGTACTTGACGGCCTTGGCGGCCTCGTGGTTGAGGTGGCGGCCCATCTCGGCGTCGTCGGAGTTGAACGACACGACCACGCCCGCCTGGTGCATCAGGGCGCCGTTGAACGGGATGGCGTCGTAGACTTCGAACTTGTAGGCCCACCAGTCGCCGAACGAGCTGCCCATGGCGCCGTGCTTGGCCATCTCGGGCGCCACCTTGTAGCCCTCAAGGATGTGCTGCAGCGAGCCGATGGTCACGCCGAACCGCTCAAGCGTCCGCAGCAGCGAGATGATCTCGGTCTGGCGGTAGCTGTGGCAGTGGATCCACCGCTCGCCGGCGAGGATCTCGGCGAGCGCCTCGAGCTCCAGGTCGCGCCGCGGCGGCACGCCCACCGGGTTGGCCGCCCACGCGTCGTGCTCGGCCTGGTACGCGCGGGCGGCGGCGAGCGCGTCGATGTGCAGCTCATCGACGCCCATCCGGGTCTGCGGGTAGCGGGTGGTGTGGTCGGGGCCCCAGTTGCTCTGCTTGACGTTCTCGCCGAGGGCCCACTTGATGCCGCCCGGCGCGCCGGCCAGCTTCATCGCCTCGGCCCCGGCGCCCCACCGCAGCTTGATCACCTGGTTCTGACCGCCGATTGGGTTGGCCGAGCCGTGCAGGATGTTGGAGGTCGTGACGCCCCCGGCCAGCTGTCGGTAGATGGTGATGTCGTCGGGGTTGATCATGTCGCCGATGCGGACCTCGGCGGTGATCGCCTGGGTCGCCTCGTTGATGCCGCCGTCGGTCGCCATGTGCGAGTGGCAGTCGATGATGCCCGGCGTCAGGTGCTTGCCCCGGGCGTCGACAACGACGGCGCCCTCGGGCGCGGCGATACTCGGACCGACCTTGGCGATCACGCCGTCGGTAACCAGGACATCGCCCTGGTCGAGCTTGCCCTGCTCGCCGCAGGTCCAGACCGTGGCGCCGCGGAACAGCACGTGCTTCGGCCGCTCGGGCGCCGCCGTCCGGCCGTAGGCGCCGAGCGGGTAGTTCACAGCGACCTCGACGTCGACGGCCGGTTCCTCTTCGGCGTCCTGATCTTTGTCGTCGTCGGACGAATCCTCGTCGTCGGAGCGGGTTGCGGTGAATCTCAGTGGATCACCCGCCAGCGGACGCAGCACGCCCGACAGCTTCAGGCCGTCTTCGCACTCGACCACGGTCGCCGACAGCAGCACGGCGCCCTCGACGCCGATCGGCTTCCCGTCAAAACGGCCCGCCAGGCGGGAATGCTCCAGCCGCACGTCCTTTAGCTTGTTGACACGCGGCTTGTCCTTCTTCGGGGCGCCTTCCTCTTCTTCTGCTGTTTCCTGCTTGTCTGTTTCATGGCCTTGCTCGGCGCCGACGGTCAGCTTGCCGCTCGGCTTCTCGGCCTTGCCGGTCAGGACCAGCCGCAGGTCGGCGGGGGCGCCCTCTTGCTTGAAATCGAGTTTCCACTCGCCGAGCAGGTCGATATCGGCGGCCGGGTTGATCTCGAACTCCTTGCCGGCGACCCAGGTCGACAGCACCTTGGTTTTCGCGTTGGAATCGGCAGCGAACAAGTCGCCATCGGCGACCACCAGGTTGGCGAGCTTGTGGGCCTCGATCGTGCCGACCGACCCGGACACGCCGAGCAGCTCGGCCGGCGTGGTAGTGAGCGCGGCGAGTGCGGCCTCGGCGGGCAGGCCCCGCTTCACTGCGGTGTGGACCTGCTTGAGGAAGTCGCCCCGTTTCTTGAGGCCGTCGGTCGTCAGGGCGATCGTGACGCCTGCCTGGTGGAGCCGGCCGGGGTTTTCCGGAGCGAGCCGCCAGTGCATCAGCTCCTCGAGCGACGCGTCGGCAGCCGCCTCGGCGGAGGACACCTCGGGCGGCTTAGGGAAGTCGACCGGCACGATGATCGTGCGGCCGGTTTTGGCGATGTCTGCCAGGCGGCGGTACTCGTTGCCCGAGCCCCGCACCGCCAGCCGCAGTGAGAACTCGCGGGCGAAGCGGTCGGCCCGCAGCACGAACAGCTCGTTCGCGGCGTCGGCGATCAGCAGTTGCCCGCCATCGAGGCAACCGGCGAGCGCGTCCAGCGCCGCGCTGTGCGGAACGGTCGCGGCGCCGCCCGCCGCCTTCTCGGCGGCCGCTGCCCGGAGCCGCCACTGGGCGTCCAGCACCGCCTGACGCGCTAGCGCCACGGCGCCCATCGGGCTGTTCGGAAAGTCTTCGCGTCCGCGGCGGCGGATGGTCAGCTCGGCGTGCTGCGCGACGGCCGGCGCCAGGATCGCGCCTGATTGCTCGTCGTCGCCGGTGAGCGCGACGCAGCTGGTCCCTTTGATGATGCCGCTGGCGGGCGCGACCAGCCGGGCGGCGATGCCCTGGCTCCGCAGCTCACGCTGCAGTTTTTCATTGGCCTTGTAGTGAGCCGCGGCGCTCCGCTGGGGCGTCACCTGCGAGCTCCAGTAGCCGGGGCCCGCCGCGGGCGCGTCGATCTTCTGTTCGGTGAAGGCGTCGATGAAACCGGGGTAGATGGTCTTGCCCGACAGGTCGATCACCCGCGCGCCCGGCGGCGTCTTGGCGTCGGGGCCGACCTGCTTGATCACGCCGTCTTCGATGATGACGACGCCCGATTCGATCGCCTTGCCCGGCGCGGTGACGATTCGTGCGCCGGTCAGCGCGACGAGACTCGGTTTGTCTTCGCGGAGGCCCTCGACCGGCTTCAGCGACGGCTCCGCGTAGGCGGGCCGGCAGGCGAACAGCAGCGCAAACAGAATCAGGGTGCGGGGCATGGCGTCTTGGGGAGCGGGAGGCGTCGGGCGGAGGGGCTTTAGCCTAGCCTGCCGGGCGGGGGATCTCAACAACATCGTCCCGCGGCGTCCCGTTGACCCAGGTTATTGCCGGTTGGCCGTCGCGGCGTGGGCCGCCTCGATGACCTCCTGCAGCGAAACCGGGCGGCCGTTCCGTTGCTTGCTCAGGTCGGCGGCTTCCATCATCGCCAGGATCTCAAGGGTCGCCTCGGGGACGACGGGCGGCTGGCCGCTCACGAAGAACTCCGCGATCTGGGCGATCAGGCCCGCGTAGCCCGAGTAACCGATCCGCGACCCGACCTTCTTGTCGCCGTAGACCGTGAACGAGTAAACCGGCTTGCCGGTCGCGACCGCCCACACCTGGCCCTGCCGCCCATCCTGCCAGACGCCGTGCAGCACGAGCCCGCGGTCGGTCTCGTGGCGGGTCACTTGCTGGCAGCCCGGTCCGAGCAGCGTGGCGAGCGCCTCGACCCCGTGGATGCCGTACCAGAACAGGTCGGGGTGGTGGGGCTCGGTCTTGTAGGGCGTGGAGGTTGCCGCGCCCATGACGGCGCCCAGCTCCTCCGACGACTGCAGCTCGCGGACTTCCGGGCAGAACCGCAGGCTCGAAGCGGAGAAGAACGGCGTGTTGGTTCGCTCGGCGATCTCCATCATCAGCAGGAAGTCCGCTGCCGAGGCCGCCGCCGGCTTGTCGATAAACACAGGCTTGCCGCAGGCGATCGCGCGGAACTGCTCGAGGTGGGTGCGGCCGTCGACGCTCTCCAGCAGGAACGCGTCTGCCCG from Posidoniimonas polymericola includes the following:
- a CDS encoding 30S ribosomal protein S1 encodes the protein MVNRNLLREFDVTDDDLEAAMGVGLLEAPDEADWLAGEDVSINQIVEGKIVRVDAEYVIVDVGYKSEGMVPRSEWEEDDENPADPDPEIGGTVRVLVEDVEDVVGRHDERGMIVLSKRKAEKIEKWMAVMESVHEGDVVTGTVERKIKGGLLVNIGVNVFLPASQVDIRRPHDIGEYIDKEIQCIVLKIDEQRRNIVVSRRSLIEQERAKKKAELLKELNVGDLRKGVVKNIADFGAFVDLGGIDGLLHITDMSWGRISHPSELVKIDDELEVMVLHIDYEKEKIALGLKQKQPSPWDDVSTKYPVGSRVTGTVVNVMSYGAFVKLEDGIEGLVHISEMSWTRRISHPSELVNIDDQVEVVVLGINEEKQEISLGMKQTQDNPWDKVAEKYPPGQLVTGKVRNLTNYGAFIEIEEGIDGLLHVSDMSWTRKVSHPSEVVEKGQEVECQVISVDTDRRRIALGLKQMEDDPWATDIPSRYQPGQLVQGKVTKITNFGVFVGLEDGLEGLLHISELADEKVENPEDVCNVGDEIEVKILRVDTDDRKIGLSRKRVEWAEEDLATEDGGSDEGVSKPAADLKGGLGDGGPLFKAPGAAEEPAPVAEGDSESQED
- a CDS encoding Gfo/Idh/MocA family protein, whose amino-acid sequence is MHSHRRRPSLRLPPVLLIGLVVIICSQSAPAAEPPIQVAIIGADTSHSPAFAELFNAKNQTGAVARCRVVAAYPGGSPDIPASRDRVEGFTTQLADAGIEIVDRLDELVDRADAFLLESVDGRTHLEQFRAIACGKPVFIDKPAAASAADFLLMMEIAERTNTPFFSASSLRFCPEVRELQSSEELGAVMGAATSTPYKTEPHHPDLFWYGIHGVEALATLLGPGCQQVTRHETDRGLVLHGVWQDGRQGQVWAVATGKPVYSFTVYGDKKVGSRIGYSGYAGLIAQIAEFFVSGQPPVVPEATLEILAMMEAADLSKQRNGRPVSLQEVIEAAHAATANRQ
- a CDS encoding amidohydrolase family protein, which produces MPRTLILFALLFACRPAYAEPSLKPVEGLREDKPSLVALTGARIVTAPGKAIESGVVIIEDGVIKQVGPDAKTPPGARVIDLSGKTIYPGFIDAFTEQKIDAPAAGPGYWSSQVTPQRSAAAHYKANEKLQRELRSQGIAARLVAPASGIIKGTSCVALTGDDEQSGAILAPAVAQHAELTIRRRGREDFPNSPMGAVALARQAVLDAQWRLRAAAAEKAAGGAATVPHSAALDALAGCLDGGQLLIADAANELFVLRADRFAREFSLRLAVRGSGNEYRRLADIAKTGRTIIVPVDFPKPPEVSSAEAAADASLEELMHWRLAPENPGRLHQAGVTIALTTDGLKKRGDFLKQVHTAVKRGLPAEAALAALTTTPAELLGVSGSVGTIEAHKLANLVVADGDLFAADSNAKTKVLSTWVAGKEFEINPAADIDLLGEWKLDFKQEGAPADLRLVLTGKAEKPSGKLTVGAEQGHETDKQETAEEEEGAPKKDKPRVNKLKDVRLEHSRLAGRFDGKPIGVEGAVLLSATVVECEDGLKLSGVLRPLAGDPLRFTATRSDDEDSSDDDKDQDAEEEPAVDVEVAVNYPLGAYGRTAAPERPKHVLFRGATVWTCGEQGKLDQGDVLVTDGVIAKVGPSIAAPEGAVVVDARGKHLTPGIIDCHSHMATDGGINEATQAITAEVRIGDMINPDDITIYRQLAGGVTTSNILHGSANPIGGQNQVIKLRWGAGAEAMKLAGAPGGIKWALGENVKQSNWGPDHTTRYPQTRMGVDELHIDALAAARAYQAEHDAWAANPVGVPPRRDLELEALAEILAGERWIHCHSYRQTEIISLLRTLERFGVTIGSLQHILEGYKVAPEMAKHGAMGSSFGDWWAYKFEVYDAIPFNGALMHQAGVVVSFNSDDAEMGRHLNHEAAKAVKYGGVPEQEALKFVTLNPARQLRIDDRVGSLTVGKDADLVLWNAPPLSIYARCEQTWIDGRKYFDLEEDARRVADDQRLHAKLVQAVFDSKEPTAKPGDNRDDPSKLWPRHDEFCHGHGHTHTH
- a CDS encoding 3-keto-disaccharide hydrolase, which encodes MRTILSCCVCLLLASHTAAAAPAAAQETDGFVPLFDGESIDGWVKRGGKATYKVEDGEIVGTSVLNTDNTFLCTPRNYGDFELKVELKVDSKLNSGIQIRSLCRDEAYNETAAWPNGKEWSGRIPGGRVHGYQVEIDPSDRSWSGGIYDEARRGWLYNLAGDEHKEARAAFKPNEWNEYRIRCEGDHIQTWINGTPVADLHDDHTAEGFIALQVHGIGGDKDKEGTQVRWRNLMIKEL
- a CDS encoding amidohydrolase family protein, which produces MKSACLLVLLTLASSAPGVWGADQSVALVGATLHPVSSAPIENGVLVIRDGKIAALGNAGAAVGDAERVDLAGKHIYPSLISAYTQLGLVEIDAVRATRDFDEAGTVNPNAHAHKAFNPHSELIPVTRSNGVLLALTAPEGGRIPGCSSLMQLAGWTFEDMLVEPDVGLHMHWPRERPRDDDHGDDHDAEDHDEQDEVEKLALLFDQAKAYHALRAESKEPPAEVDLRLEALGPVLRGERPVIVVATDGQAEIEAAVAFCVARGLRMILHGGYDAPLCADLLIEHDIPVILSGVTRLPLRRNDPYHYAYSLPARLQAAGVRYCIAGSGNDAGSNARNLPYHAGTAAAFGLTPEEALRSITLSPAEILAVADRVGSLEPGKHATLFVADGDPLDIATQVERAYVQGREVDLNDRHKQLYKKFKQRLEE